From the Comamonas odontotermitis genome, one window contains:
- a CDS encoding LysR family transcriptional regulator, whose translation MFSLTWFAHIARHRSFTKAAAEMEVTRGALSQQLKALERQLNVRLLNRTTRDMSLTEEGQRLLDVLAPALTAVERAVSELGETHAEPSGLIRMNTSRVAARLLIEPHMGTFLARYPKLRLELAMDDGFSNIVAEGLDAGIRLGESLDEHMVAVPITPPLEMAIVGSPAYFQRHAAPETPADLVKHNCLAYRFTSSGTIDRWSFTSPNEERRTVVFEPQGNAVFNDDDSMLQAALQGVGLVQHIDLCVRRHLADGSLIRVLSAWCLPFPGFYLYVPSRAQMPAKIRVLMDFLAEQRERLAQRSVEHP comes from the coding sequence GTGTTCTCCCTGACCTGGTTTGCGCACATCGCCCGCCATCGCAGTTTCACCAAGGCTGCTGCAGAGATGGAGGTGACGCGCGGGGCGCTGTCTCAGCAACTCAAGGCCCTGGAGCGGCAGTTGAACGTACGACTGCTCAACCGCACAACGCGGGACATGTCGCTGACCGAAGAAGGACAGCGGCTGCTAGATGTTCTTGCGCCTGCACTGACTGCCGTCGAGCGGGCGGTGTCCGAATTGGGCGAGACACATGCCGAGCCCTCGGGCCTTATCCGCATGAACACCTCGCGCGTCGCGGCGCGATTGCTGATCGAGCCGCATATGGGTACGTTCCTGGCGCGCTACCCAAAACTGCGGCTCGAATTGGCGATGGACGATGGGTTTTCCAACATCGTGGCAGAAGGGCTGGATGCAGGCATTCGCCTGGGCGAGAGCCTGGATGAACACATGGTGGCAGTGCCCATCACTCCCCCACTTGAAATGGCCATCGTGGGCTCTCCGGCTTACTTTCAGCGGCACGCCGCGCCCGAGACACCCGCAGACCTGGTGAAACACAACTGCCTGGCCTACCGCTTTACCTCTAGTGGCACCATCGACCGCTGGTCGTTTACCTCTCCCAATGAAGAAAGGCGCACCGTGGTTTTCGAGCCGCAGGGCAACGCCGTATTCAATGACGACGACAGCATGCTGCAGGCTGCACTGCAGGGCGTGGGGCTGGTGCAGCACATCGACCTGTGCGTGCGCAGGCACCTGGCGGATGGCTCACTGATACGGGTTCTCAGTGCCTGGTGTCTACCATTTCCTGGCTTCTATCTGTACGTGCCCTCGCGCGCGCAGATGCCCGCCAAGATCCGGGTGCTGATGGATTTCCTGGCAGAGCAGCGGGAGCGGTTGGCGCAGCGTTCTGTAGAGCATCCTTAG
- a CDS encoding alpha/beta hydrolase — protein sequence MPVSASKVTFKNLNGQGVMMAAAIHFPTGFDEALKYPAVVVSHPGGGVKEQTAGLYARKLAESGSFITIAYDASYQGESTGLPRQLENPSIRTEDVSAVIDYLTALPYVDAERIGAMGICAGAGYSANAAINDRRVKALGTVSAVNIGQMFRNGWENTIKDADAVGYIDFGSQARTADASKAELATLPLAPMREEDAPNAELREAWEYYHTSRCEHPNAPGFMTARSLTQIITYDAYSKAEAFLTQPLLTIAGSVAGSKWMSDDLLARAASQDKQMYIVEGANHMSLYDVPRYVDEAVSQLVPFFQARL from the coding sequence ATGCCAGTCTCAGCTTCCAAGGTCACCTTCAAGAATCTCAATGGCCAAGGTGTCATGATGGCCGCAGCCATCCACTTTCCCACTGGTTTCGATGAGGCCTTGAAGTACCCTGCAGTCGTCGTCTCGCACCCGGGCGGTGGGGTAAAGGAGCAGACCGCTGGTCTATATGCTCGCAAGCTGGCCGAGAGCGGCAGCTTCATCACCATCGCTTACGATGCCTCGTACCAAGGCGAGAGCACCGGCCTGCCGCGCCAGTTGGAGAACCCCTCCATCCGCACCGAAGACGTCAGTGCCGTTATCGACTACCTGACCGCCTTGCCTTATGTGGATGCAGAGCGCATCGGTGCCATGGGAATCTGCGCCGGCGCCGGCTACAGCGCCAATGCCGCCATCAACGATCGCCGCGTCAAGGCGCTGGGCACGGTCAGTGCCGTGAACATCGGCCAGATGTTCCGCAACGGCTGGGAAAACACCATCAAGGATGCCGACGCCGTGGGCTACATCGACTTCGGCTCCCAGGCGCGCACGGCCGACGCCAGCAAGGCTGAGCTAGCCACCTTGCCATTGGCTCCGATGCGTGAGGAAGATGCACCCAACGCCGAGCTGCGCGAGGCCTGGGAGTACTACCACACATCGCGCTGCGAACACCCCAACGCTCCTGGCTTCATGACTGCGCGCAGCCTGACGCAAATCATCACCTACGACGCTTACAGCAAGGCCGAGGCCTTCCTGACCCAGCCATTGCTGACGATCGCCGGCAGCGTGGCCGGTAGCAAGTGGATGAGCGACGACTTGCTGGCTCGCGCGGCCAGCCAGGACAAGCAGATGTATATCGTCGAAGGGGCAAACCATATGTCGTTGTATGACGTGCCCAGGTACGTGGACGAGGCTGTGTCCCAACTGGTCCCGTTTTTCCAGGCTAGGCTGTAA
- a CDS encoding alpha/beta hydrolase has protein sequence MNNSFTIQTVRYPNLGWDIAADLYLPAGFDQTKKYPAIVSTHPIGSCKEQTAGNIYAKGLAEAGFVVLVHDASFQGASGGMPRFIEDPSIRVSDIRFAVDYLQSQPFVDADRIGAIGVCGGGAYTVHAAITDHRIKALVSITGVNYGRLIREGFAQFKPRELAAGIAQMRMAQAQGGPRDAANLLPESVEAAREAGITDIDVLEATEYYKTARGQQPNGATSQLMSFSGAAMGWDAFLHAEVLLTQPLMVVIGDKPGGFGAYRDGWEIYSRAASANKRIVVAEGWSHYDLYDKPEPVAIAMAQVVPFFQDNL, from the coding sequence ATGAACAACAGTTTCACCATCCAGACCGTCCGTTATCCCAATCTGGGCTGGGACATCGCCGCTGACCTCTATCTGCCGGCAGGCTTCGATCAAACCAAGAAGTACCCGGCCATCGTCAGCACCCACCCGATTGGCAGTTGCAAGGAGCAGACGGCCGGAAATATCTACGCCAAGGGCCTGGCAGAAGCGGGTTTCGTGGTTCTTGTGCACGATGCAAGTTTCCAGGGAGCCAGCGGCGGGATGCCTCGCTTCATCGAAGACCCTTCTATTCGCGTCTCCGACATCCGCTTCGCGGTGGACTACCTGCAGTCGCAGCCCTTTGTGGATGCCGACCGTATCGGCGCCATTGGCGTATGCGGCGGTGGTGCCTACACTGTGCATGCGGCCATTACCGACCATCGCATCAAGGCCTTGGTCTCCATCACCGGCGTGAACTATGGCCGCCTGATCCGCGAAGGCTTTGCCCAGTTCAAGCCCCGTGAACTTGCCGCTGGCATCGCGCAGATGCGCATGGCCCAGGCCCAGGGCGGTCCGCGCGATGCAGCCAATCTGCTTCCCGAATCGGTTGAGGCCGCTCGAGAGGCGGGCATTACCGACATTGACGTGCTGGAAGCCACCGAGTATTACAAGACTGCGCGCGGCCAGCAGCCGAACGGCGCCACCAGCCAGTTAATGTCGTTCAGCGGCGCTGCCATGGGCTGGGACGCATTCTTACACGCAGAGGTACTGCTGACCCAGCCGCTGATGGTGGTGATCGGTGACAAGCCCGGCGGCTTCGGCGCCTATCGCGACGGCTGGGAGATCTACAGCCGTGCCGCTTCGGCCAACAAGCGCATCGTCGTCGCCGAGGGCTGGTCGCACTATGACCTGTACGACAAGCCCGAGCCAGTCGCGATTGCCATGGCTCAGGTGGTTCCGTTCTTCCAGGACAACCTGTAA
- a CDS encoding midcut-by-XrtH protein, whose protein sequence is MRSTSNPMPAAKLWRHLGVSAFTVANTLPAWAQSVPNACQISVGYAPVVVPPSAAVSSVPGLSMLGVGLLAAVLGAVAWKYRGRISAGKVLSVLLAVGAMTAFVHSENSLIAAVRAAALYELGDANGGTMADSQISFASPSPLVTLSNTSGKRMRITSNGNTSETGTCVVGSELAPGASCTTQAVCPVVIPIEVASEPTSGCDTNAQIDSFSWAATDGTSSGSVTDFAPLLATPPATNPAVSGMVTDFTYTRSATQPEYDANSVLTNALALGSGVVTITATAPQGYGFGSTLSPTQTWTIPYFCQSSGGGGSGGNN, encoded by the coding sequence ATGCGTTCTACATCGAATCCAATGCCAGCAGCCAAGCTGTGGAGGCACCTTGGGGTATCTGCTTTTACCGTAGCCAATACCTTGCCCGCTTGGGCTCAATCGGTTCCCAACGCCTGTCAGATTTCTGTGGGCTACGCCCCGGTCGTAGTGCCACCGTCTGCTGCTGTTTCGTCTGTACCAGGGCTGTCGATGCTCGGTGTGGGTTTGCTGGCTGCTGTGCTCGGAGCGGTTGCCTGGAAATATCGTGGTCGGATCAGTGCAGGCAAAGTGCTATCCGTACTTCTGGCTGTGGGCGCGATGACGGCATTTGTGCATAGCGAAAACTCCCTCATCGCCGCTGTTCGGGCTGCAGCGCTCTATGAGCTTGGCGATGCCAATGGTGGAACCATGGCGGACTCCCAAATTTCCTTTGCGTCACCTTCGCCACTTGTCACTCTCAGCAATACAAGTGGGAAGCGCATGCGTATTACCAGCAATGGAAACACGTCTGAGACAGGCACCTGTGTCGTGGGTTCCGAGTTGGCACCCGGTGCCTCGTGCACAACACAAGCGGTGTGCCCAGTCGTTATCCCTATCGAGGTCGCAAGCGAGCCGACATCGGGGTGTGACACGAATGCCCAGATTGACAGCTTTTCATGGGCAGCAACTGACGGCACCTCCAGTGGTTCCGTGACTGATTTTGCCCCGCTGCTGGCTACGCCCCCTGCTACCAATCCTGCGGTGTCAGGTATGGTGACCGACTTCACCTACACGCGTTCGGCGACGCAGCCTGAATATGATGCCAACAGTGTTCTGACCAATGCCTTGGCTCTTGGGTCTGGCGTTGTCACCATTACCGCGACCGCGCCACAAGGCTATGGGTTTGGAAGCACCCTTTCGCCAACCCAGACATGGACGATTCCGTATTTCTGCCAGTCCAGCGGTGGAGGCGGGAGCGGAGGGAATAACTAG
- a CDS encoding TonB-dependent siderophore receptor has product MLERLYHPAGGVLPFRFRSTAIAVAVICLVPQAGFAQRTAGEAEEATLSVVKVQDQAVPTVYGEGTDSYMAKGVEVGKAAQSLREIPQSVTVVTRQRMDDQAMRTLDDVMNYTTGVTREESWLDTSYLSRGMAITNIRFDGGAAASTRAGTRSLDMAQFDSVSLLRGADGLFGAGDAGGVLNFTYKRPLAQRQTQVMLSGGTMNNYRAELDTTGALNQSGSLRGRLVAVNHDRREMADPSRVKRQMLYGALELDITPQTIFTLGGSYQKDRNTGFNASLPRYADGSDIGLPRDTNFGAPWNWMNRENKTLFAKLEHQLNDNWLIKGQLRHTQFNEGVNAAEIESAPEPGSLLGADWWIHQAKSRERETSFDLNLQGAFDAWGKKHDVILGVDQQRTSNHSRSLWPRIGPADVFDRVPPVDPGYPLGDWTSGSRQQTQKSGLYGSVRLRPVDRWAVVLGGRYVLQDRNNQYDMDGLQTARSRESHVVVPYAGLVHELTKTTNVYFSTAEIYQSQAGKFSAPLPGAPLDPVRGRTYELGIKSEVKPGMIASAALFHTEKKGEAVYDPAYPQTDWRGGCCYFRDGYKLSKGIDLELTGRITPQLQLTVGYTYNSNEDRRKDDAQFSTTTPRHLLKAWADYRLDGELAGWSVGGGVVAQSSNYRSGTLNAYNPASGRYDGPSRAYKFSAPGYAVWSARVGYAINKDWSVALNVGNLFDKTYYSTVGYAGYGNFYGEKRTATVSLKGKF; this is encoded by the coding sequence ATGCTGGAACGCTTGTACCACCCCGCAGGCGGGGTTTTGCCTTTTCGTTTTCGCAGCACCGCTATCGCCGTCGCTGTTATTTGTCTCGTGCCACAAGCCGGATTCGCGCAGCGAACTGCTGGCGAAGCGGAGGAGGCCACGCTGTCGGTGGTGAAAGTCCAGGACCAGGCAGTGCCCACGGTATACGGTGAGGGCACTGATTCGTACATGGCCAAAGGGGTGGAAGTGGGCAAGGCAGCGCAGTCGCTGCGCGAGATTCCTCAGTCGGTGACCGTGGTAACACGCCAGCGCATGGACGATCAGGCCATGCGTACGCTGGATGATGTGATGAACTACACCACTGGCGTGACCCGCGAGGAGAGCTGGCTGGACACCAGCTATCTATCGCGCGGCATGGCGATCACAAACATCCGCTTTGATGGGGGGGCTGCTGCATCGACGCGGGCAGGCACCCGGAGCCTGGATATGGCGCAGTTCGATAGCGTGAGCTTGTTGCGCGGCGCCGATGGCCTGTTTGGCGCGGGCGATGCAGGCGGCGTGCTCAATTTCACCTACAAGCGGCCGCTGGCCCAGCGCCAGACGCAGGTGATGCTCTCGGGCGGCACCATGAACAATTACAGGGCCGAGCTGGATACCACTGGCGCCCTGAATCAGTCGGGTAGCCTGCGCGGGCGGCTTGTAGCGGTGAACCATGACAGGCGCGAGATGGCAGATCCTTCGCGTGTCAAACGGCAGATGCTATATGGGGCGCTGGAGTTGGATATAACGCCGCAGACGATTTTCACCCTGGGTGGCAGCTATCAGAAGGATCGCAATACCGGCTTCAATGCGAGCTTGCCGCGCTATGCAGATGGATCGGACATTGGTCTGCCGCGCGATACCAACTTTGGCGCACCCTGGAACTGGATGAACCGGGAAAACAAGACTTTGTTTGCCAAGCTGGAGCACCAGTTGAACGACAACTGGTTGATCAAGGGCCAGTTGCGCCATACCCAGTTTAACGAAGGTGTGAACGCTGCGGAGATTGAGAGCGCGCCGGAGCCGGGCTCCCTGTTGGGGGCGGATTGGTGGATTCATCAGGCCAAGTCGCGCGAGCGCGAGACGAGTTTCGATCTGAACCTGCAGGGCGCCTTCGATGCCTGGGGCAAAAAGCACGATGTGATCCTGGGGGTCGACCAGCAACGCACCAGCAACCATTCGCGCAGTCTGTGGCCGCGCATTGGCCCTGCTGATGTATTCGACCGCGTGCCGCCAGTTGATCCCGGCTACCCGCTGGGGGACTGGACGAGCGGCTCGCGGCAGCAGACCCAGAAATCGGGCCTGTATGGCTCGGTGCGCTTGCGCCCCGTTGATCGCTGGGCGGTGGTGCTGGGTGGGCGCTACGTGCTGCAGGATCGCAACAATCAATACGATATGGATGGCCTGCAAACGGCCAGGAGCCGCGAATCACACGTGGTGGTGCCTTACGCAGGCCTGGTGCATGAGCTGACGAAAACCACCAACGTTTATTTCAGCACTGCCGAGATCTACCAGTCGCAGGCTGGCAAGTTCTCTGCGCCATTGCCGGGTGCGCCACTTGACCCGGTGCGCGGCCGCACCTATGAGTTGGGCATCAAGAGCGAAGTGAAGCCCGGCATGATTGCGAGTGCGGCGTTGTTCCATACGGAAAAGAAGGGGGAGGCGGTCTATGACCCTGCCTATCCGCAGACCGATTGGCGCGGCGGCTGCTGCTATTTCCGCGACGGCTACAAACTCAGCAAGGGGATTGATCTGGAGCTGACGGGGCGAATCACACCGCAATTGCAGTTGACCGTGGGCTATACCTACAACAGCAACGAAGACCGGCGCAAGGACGATGCGCAGTTCAGCACCACCACTCCGCGTCACCTGCTCAAGGCTTGGGCGGACTACCGTCTGGACGGGGAGCTTGCCGGCTGGAGTGTGGGCGGCGGCGTGGTGGCGCAAAGCTCCAACTACCGCTCGGGAACGCTCAATGCCTATAACCCGGCGAGTGGCCGCTACGACGGGCCCTCGCGCGCGTACAAATTCAGCGCACCGGGCTATGCCGTGTGGTCGGCGCGGGTGGGTTATGCCATCAACAAGGATTGGAGCGTTGCGCTGAATGTGGGAAACCTGTTTGACAAGACCTACTACAGCACGGTCGGCTATGCGGGCTACGGCAATTTTTATGGTGAGAAACGCACGGCCACCGTGTCGCTCAAGGGTAAGTTCTGA
- a CDS encoding PepSY-associated TM helix domain-containing protein: MVQSRQSFGAGQGGFRQAQSWLHTWCGLWFSWLLFAVFLTGTLAVFEEPISHWMTPEHHADEAKAADAQASVPAVSLSQRLQWGLAYMERHHPGATMWELWPADPQGGGDLRVYWFDAKGQYAAAQLDPLTGEELKAQPGARQRQTLGGHHFVTFHYELHAGQIGLWIVGAAALAMLVALVSGVITHRRIFKDFFTFRPHKGQRSWLDAHNAVAVLTLPFQLMIAYTGLALSSLTFLPAGMVTYFGADEAARKDFVTRLNEPGKPQRSGQPMPVPNLEPLVLRGQKLMGQPVRAVVVDYPGDAAARVGVYGWNDAQELRRRLSPTTGMVMFSAASSEVLQLRQPGGVEGGSPALTQSVIGSLHMVNSGGLLLKWLYFVCGMAGSAMMATGAILFVVKRREKHLTEFGGASAKVYRLIEGLNVAAIAGLGIACISYLWANRLVPLGLTHRDDWELAVFFVMWLLALVHAWLRPPALAWRQQMALLAALCLLLPVLNVLTTGDQLLAYVQEGDWESAGVELTVVAFGLAAAAAWHRMRRAPAITVRNRRNVTLPAATVTVAAAEQKGLS, encoded by the coding sequence ATGGTGCAGTCCAGACAATCCTTTGGGGCAGGGCAAGGCGGTTTTCGTCAGGCCCAGTCCTGGCTTCACACCTGGTGCGGACTGTGGTTTTCCTGGCTGCTGTTTGCGGTGTTTCTCACTGGTACGCTGGCGGTGTTCGAGGAGCCGATCAGCCATTGGATGACGCCTGAGCATCACGCAGACGAGGCCAAGGCCGCAGATGCGCAAGCCAGTGTGCCCGCGGTTTCGCTGAGCCAGCGCCTGCAGTGGGGTCTGGCCTATATGGAAAGGCACCATCCGGGCGCAACGATGTGGGAGCTATGGCCGGCCGATCCCCAAGGCGGAGGCGATTTGCGCGTCTACTGGTTTGATGCCAAGGGCCAGTACGCGGCGGCCCAGCTCGATCCCCTGACGGGCGAGGAGCTGAAGGCGCAGCCTGGTGCCCGGCAGAGGCAAACCTTGGGTGGACACCATTTCGTCACCTTTCACTATGAACTGCACGCCGGCCAGATCGGTTTGTGGATCGTGGGAGCCGCTGCGCTGGCGATGCTGGTGGCGCTGGTGAGCGGGGTGATCACGCACCGTCGCATTTTCAAGGATTTCTTCACATTCCGTCCGCACAAAGGGCAGCGCAGCTGGCTCGACGCACACAATGCCGTAGCCGTGCTGACCCTGCCTTTTCAGCTGATGATTGCCTATACCGGGCTGGCATTGTCGAGCTTGACATTTCTGCCTGCCGGTATGGTGACGTACTTTGGTGCGGACGAGGCGGCGCGCAAGGATTTTGTCACCAGGCTCAATGAGCCGGGCAAACCACAGCGTTCGGGCCAGCCGATGCCGGTGCCAAACCTGGAGCCCTTGGTGTTGCGTGGTCAGAAGTTGATGGGGCAGCCCGTGCGCGCCGTGGTGGTGGACTACCCGGGTGACGCCGCAGCGCGCGTGGGAGTCTATGGCTGGAATGATGCGCAAGAGCTGCGCAGACGCCTGAGCCCGACCACTGGCATGGTCATGTTCTCGGCTGCCAGCTCGGAGGTGTTGCAGCTGCGCCAACCGGGCGGGGTCGAAGGGGGCTCGCCTGCGCTGACACAGTCGGTGATTGGCAGCTTGCACATGGTCAACTCGGGCGGCCTGCTGCTCAAGTGGCTGTACTTTGTTTGCGGCATGGCAGGCAGCGCCATGATGGCGACGGGTGCCATCCTGTTCGTGGTCAAGCGCCGAGAAAAGCACCTGACGGAGTTTGGTGGTGCCTCTGCCAAGGTATACCGTTTGATCGAAGGACTGAACGTGGCGGCCATCGCCGGTCTGGGCATTGCCTGCATCAGCTATCTGTGGGCGAACCGCCTGGTGCCACTGGGGCTGACGCATCGCGACGACTGGGAGCTGGCGGTGTTCTTTGTCATGTGGTTGCTGGCGTTGGTGCACGCTTGGCTGCGTCCTCCCGCCCTGGCGTGGCGCCAGCAGATGGCGCTGTTGGCAGCGCTGTGCCTGTTGCTGCCGGTGCTCAATGTACTGACCACCGGCGACCAGCTGTTGGCATATGTGCAAGAGGGCGATTGGGAGAGTGCCGGCGTCGAGTTGACCGTGGTGGCCTTTGGACTGGCGGCTGCTGCTGCGTGGCACCGGATGCGGCGTGCACCAGCCATCACCGTGCGCAACCGGCGCAACGTGACGCTGCCAGCGGCCACTGTGACGGTGGCCGCTGCCGAGCAGAAAGGGCTGTCATGA
- a CDS encoding DUF3325 domain-containing protein encodes MNVWQAGLLATAWALGGMTALALAMDRHYTQWKAADEVPVATRRCLRLCGAVLLAAVWWPAVTGWSVTMSSIFVLGFWSLGALLTVAGLALSPRWLARLATAAASLGGGASLWLLAR; translated from the coding sequence ATGAACGTCTGGCAAGCTGGTTTGCTGGCCACCGCCTGGGCTCTTGGAGGCATGACTGCCTTGGCTTTGGCCATGGACCGCCACTACACCCAATGGAAGGCAGCGGACGAAGTACCCGTGGCAACGCGCCGCTGCCTGAGGCTGTGTGGGGCGGTATTGCTGGCGGCCGTCTGGTGGCCAGCCGTTACGGGTTGGAGCGTAACGATGAGCAGCATTTTCGTGCTGGGCTTCTGGAGCCTGGGCGCGCTGTTGACCGTTGCCGGCCTGGCGCTGTCTCCACGCTGGCTTGCAAGACTGGCAACGGCAGCTGCCTCGCTTGGTGGCGGCGCCAGTCTGTGGCTGTTGGCGCGCTAG
- a CDS encoding efflux RND transporter periplasmic adaptor subunit → MILRQGKRWGVFALALVCVSAAVAATWWGSRPHVEYQTATVVRGEVEATVTAIGTLQPRTYVDVGAQVSGQITRLMVSPGAQVEKGALLVEIDPSVQRATVDAGRASLASLHAQMAEQRAQLKLAHQQLERQQQMAAEQATREEDVQTAQAQVDGSTARIDHIKAQMQQTQATLKADEARLGYTRIYAPMAGTVVAVDAREGQTLNATYQTPNILRIADLRSMTVWTDVSEADVRRVRSGMPVYFTTLGSAGLEQPRRWRSQVRQVLPAPPVSTPPASAGAGAPAAATKAVTYTVLFDVDNEDAELMPQMTAQVVFVTAKADQALTVPLTAVRTSDDGKSQTVRLLGTNQVPQERTVKLGVRSRHQVEVLQGLDEGDRLVVGESRSDGGLRWLQW, encoded by the coding sequence ATGATTTTGAGACAGGGCAAACGCTGGGGCGTTTTCGCTTTGGCGCTGGTGTGCGTCAGCGCTGCCGTTGCAGCCACCTGGTGGGGAAGCCGGCCGCATGTGGAATACCAGACAGCGACGGTGGTGCGCGGTGAAGTGGAGGCAACCGTCACTGCCATTGGTACCTTGCAGCCCCGCACCTATGTGGATGTGGGCGCCCAGGTGTCCGGGCAGATCACACGCCTGATGGTGAGTCCGGGCGCGCAGGTGGAGAAGGGTGCATTGCTGGTGGAAATCGATCCCAGCGTGCAGCGGGCCACCGTCGATGCCGGGCGCGCATCACTGGCAAGCCTGCACGCGCAGATGGCCGAGCAGAGGGCGCAGCTCAAACTGGCGCACCAGCAGCTGGAGCGGCAGCAGCAGATGGCAGCCGAGCAGGCCACGCGGGAGGAAGATGTGCAGACTGCGCAGGCACAGGTGGATGGGTCTACCGCCCGTATCGACCATATCAAGGCGCAGATGCAGCAGACGCAGGCCACCTTGAAGGCCGACGAGGCTCGGCTGGGCTATACCCGTATCTATGCACCGATGGCCGGTACCGTGGTGGCGGTGGATGCGCGTGAAGGGCAAACGCTCAACGCGACCTACCAGACGCCAAACATTCTGCGCATTGCCGATCTCCGCTCGATGACGGTATGGACCGATGTCTCCGAGGCCGATGTGCGCCGTGTGCGCAGTGGCATGCCGGTGTATTTCACCACGTTGGGCAGCGCGGGTCTGGAGCAGCCACGCAGGTGGCGCAGCCAGGTTCGGCAGGTACTGCCAGCTCCTCCGGTGAGCACGCCACCGGCCAGCGCTGGTGCGGGCGCACCGGCGGCTGCCACCAAGGCAGTGACCTACACCGTACTCTTCGATGTTGACAACGAGGACGCGGAACTGATGCCCCAGATGACCGCGCAGGTGGTATTTGTCACCGCCAAGGCCGATCAGGCACTGACGGTGCCTTTGACGGCAGTGCGGACTAGCGACGATGGCAAGAGCCAGACGGTCCGGTTGCTGGGCACCAACCAGGTGCCGCAGGAGCGTACGGTGAAGCTGGGGGTGCGCAGCCGGCATCAGGTGGAGGTGCTCCAAGGTCTGGATGAAGGCGATCGGCTGGTGGTGGGCGAGAGCCGCAGCGACGGCGGCTTGCGATGGTTGCAATGGTGA